A stretch of Mesorhizobium sp. M2A.F.Ca.ET.046.03.2.1 DNA encodes these proteins:
- a CDS encoding site-specific DNA-methyltransferase — translation MSAVRLLDELSHAPLKSEWLDTILKGDCVAALDRLPEKSVDIIFADPPYNLQLDGDLHRPDQSKVDAVDDDWDQFESFEAYDAFTRAWLLAARRVLKPSGTIWVIGSYHNIFRVGARMQDLGFWILNDIVWRKTNPMPNFRGRRFQNAHETMIWASRDQKAKGYTFNYEALKASNDDLQMRSDWLFPICTGGERLKDENGNKLHPTQKPEALLARIMMASTKPGDVVLDPFFGSGTTGAVAKRLGRHFVGIEREQAYIDAANERIAAVRPLENADLTVLSGKRAEPRVAFISLIDNGLVAPGATLYDAKKRWAAKVRADGTLAIGDSAGSIHKIGAEVQGLDACNGWTFWHYERSGGLTPIDELRRIARLGMERAGA, via the coding sequence ATGTCTGCCGTGCGTCTTCTCGACGAGCTTTCCCACGCCCCTCTTAAGTCCGAATGGCTGGACACGATCCTCAAGGGCGATTGTGTCGCCGCCCTCGACCGCCTGCCGGAAAAGTCGGTCGACATCATCTTTGCCGACCCGCCCTACAATCTGCAGCTCGACGGCGACCTGCACCGGCCCGACCAGTCCAAGGTCGACGCCGTCGACGATGACTGGGACCAGTTCGAGAGTTTTGAAGCCTATGACGCCTTCACCCGCGCCTGGCTGCTCGCGGCGCGCCGCGTGCTGAAGCCCAGCGGCACCATCTGGGTCATAGGCTCCTACCACAACATTTTTCGCGTCGGCGCCCGCATGCAGGATCTCGGCTTCTGGATCCTCAACGACATCGTCTGGCGCAAGACCAATCCGATGCCGAATTTCCGCGGCCGCCGCTTCCAGAACGCGCATGAGACGATGATCTGGGCCTCGCGCGACCAGAAGGCCAAGGGCTACACCTTCAATTACGAAGCGCTGAAGGCCTCCAACGACGATCTGCAGATGCGTTCCGACTGGCTGTTTCCGATCTGCACCGGCGGCGAGCGCCTGAAGGACGAGAACGGCAACAAGCTGCATCCGACACAGAAGCCGGAAGCGCTGCTTGCCCGCATCATGATGGCCTCGACCAAGCCGGGCGACGTCGTGCTCGATCCCTTCTTCGGCTCGGGCACCACCGGCGCGGTCGCCAAGCGCCTCGGTCGCCATTTCGTCGGCATCGAGCGCGAGCAGGCCTATATCGACGCAGCCAATGAGCGCATCGCCGCGGTGCGCCCGCTGGAAAACGCTGATTTGACAGTGCTTTCGGGCAAGCGCGCCGAACCGCGCGTCGCCTTCATCAGCCTGATCGACAACGGCCTTGTCGCGCCCGGCGCCACGCTCTACGACGCCAAGAAGCGCTGGGCGGCGAAAGTGCGCGCCGACGGCACGCTGGCGATCGGCGACAGCGCCGGCTCGATCCACAAGATCGGCGCCGAGGTGCAGGGGCTGGACGCCTGCAACGGCTGGACCTTCTGGCACTATGAGCGAAGCGGCGGCCTGACCCCGATCGACGAGCTGCGCCGCATCGCCCGGCTCGGCATGGAGCGGGCAGGGGCCTGA
- a CDS encoding DUF721 domain-containing protein, which yields MAGKRPFGNPVPVSDLATEILDPVLKKRAGISIGLVQSWEEIAGPRLATHSRPEKIQWPRRLHEDDPFEPATLIIACEGMAALHLQHEAGEVINRVNAFLGFNAIGRIKILQKPVLSQKARPKPAPRPLTEAEKAKLSHLVGKIEDDGLRASLERLGATILGERKPKGS from the coding sequence ATGGCAGGGAAAAGGCCCTTCGGCAATCCCGTTCCGGTGAGCGATCTCGCCACCGAGATCCTCGACCCGGTGCTGAAGAAGCGCGCCGGCATCTCGATCGGGCTGGTGCAGTCCTGGGAGGAAATCGCCGGGCCGCGCCTGGCCACTCATTCGCGCCCGGAAAAAATCCAGTGGCCGCGCCGGCTGCATGAGGACGACCCGTTCGAGCCGGCGACGCTGATCATCGCCTGCGAAGGCATGGCGGCTCTGCATCTGCAGCACGAGGCCGGCGAGGTCATCAACCGCGTCAACGCCTTCCTGGGCTTCAACGCTATCGGCCGCATCAAGATCCTGCAGAAACCGGTGCTTTCGCAAAAGGCGCGGCCGAAGCCCGCGCCGCGACCCTTGACCGAGGCCGAGAAGGCAAAGCTTTCGCATCTGGTCGGCAAGATCGAGGACGACGGCCTGCGCGCTTCGCTGGAGCGGCTTGGCGCCACAATTTTGGGTGAAAGGAAGCCCAAAGGGTCGTAA
- a CDS encoding HAD family phosphatase, with protein sequence MTEIRHIVFDIGKVLVHYDPDIPFSRLIPDAGERKWFFDNVCTSAWNLEQDRGRTWEEAEALLIAEHPDHAENIRNFRRYWHEMAPHAYEDSVALLEGLIEDGHDVTLLTNWASDTFREARARFPFLEKPRGVTVSGDIGLIKPDRAIYDHHVVSFELDPSASLFIDDSQKNVDGAKAAGWQALLFTDAPTLKADLERLGIVA encoded by the coding sequence ATGACCGAAATCCGCCATATCGTCTTCGACATCGGCAAGGTGCTGGTCCATTACGATCCGGACATTCCGTTCAGCCGCCTGATCCCCGATGCCGGGGAGCGGAAATGGTTCTTCGATAATGTCTGCACCAGCGCATGGAATCTCGAGCAGGATCGCGGCCGGACCTGGGAAGAAGCCGAGGCGCTGCTGATCGCCGAGCATCCCGACCATGCCGAGAACATCCGCAATTTCCGCCGCTACTGGCACGAGATGGCGCCGCACGCCTATGAAGACAGCGTCGCTTTGCTGGAAGGCCTGATCGAGGACGGCCACGACGTGACGCTGCTCACCAACTGGGCCTCGGACACGTTCCGCGAGGCCCGCGCCCGCTTTCCGTTCCTGGAAAAGCCGCGGGGCGTCACCGTCTCCGGGGATATTGGCCTGATCAAGCCCGACCGCGCCATCTACGACCATCACGTCGTGTCGTTCGAACTCGATCCGTCGGCCTCGCTATTCATCGACGACAGCCAGAAGAATGTCGACGGCGCCAAGGCCGCCGGCTGGCAGGCGCTGCTGTTCACCGACGCCCCGACGCTTAAAGCGGATCTTGAACGGCTCGGGATTGTGGCCTGA
- a CDS encoding DsbA family protein, with protein MNRAPFGNSLSRRNLLTALAAVPAVALLAACSDSGEEAKAADVKPADPSTPAKPAATPAAAQVPEAQGTVDMAELLKPGALPEKQLGKDDAKVTIVEYASMTCPHCAHFAMTTFPELKTKYIDTGKARYILREFPFDPSAEAGFMLARCSKDNYFAMVDVLFKQQPSWVGVNNTKEALLQISKLAGFTQESFESCLTDQKLLDDVRAVQKRGADEFKVDSTPTFFINGKTYKGAMSIEEMSAIIDPLL; from the coding sequence ATGAACCGTGCCCCGTTTGGCAATAGCTTGTCCCGCAGAAACCTTCTGACAGCGCTGGCCGCTGTTCCTGCGGTGGCGCTGCTTGCCGCATGCAGCGACTCCGGCGAGGAGGCCAAGGCCGCCGACGTGAAGCCCGCCGACCCGTCGACGCCTGCCAAGCCCGCCGCCACTCCGGCGGCCGCCCAGGTGCCGGAGGCACAGGGCACGGTCGACATGGCGGAACTGCTCAAGCCCGGCGCGCTGCCCGAAAAGCAGCTCGGCAAGGACGACGCCAAGGTCACCATCGTCGAATACGCCTCGATGACCTGCCCGCATTGCGCGCATTTCGCCATGACCACCTTCCCCGAGCTGAAGACCAAGTATATCGACACCGGCAAGGCGCGTTACATCCTGCGCGAATTCCCGTTCGACCCGAGCGCCGAGGCCGGCTTCATGCTGGCGCGCTGCTCCAAGGACAATTACTTCGCCATGGTCGACGTGCTGTTCAAGCAGCAGCCGAGCTGGGTCGGCGTCAACAACACCAAGGAAGCGCTGCTGCAGATCTCCAAGCTCGCCGGTTTTACACAGGAGTCCTTTGAGTCCTGCTTGACGGACCAGAAACTTCTGGACGATGTGAGAGCAGTCCAGAAACGCGGAGCGGACGAGTTCAAGGTCGACTCGACGCCGACCTTCTTCATCAACGGAAAGACCTACAAAGGGGCGATGTCGATTGAGGAAATGTCGGCCATCATCGACCCTCTGCTCTGA
- the thrC gene encoding threonine synthase codes for MQYVSTRGDAPALGFSDAVLAGLARDGGLYLPREWPRFSPADIRAMRGLAYPDLAIRVLTPFLGGEIPAPVFERLVREAYATFRHEAVCPLVQTGKNIFILELFHGPTLAFKDVAMQLLARLMDHVLADRGQRATIVGATSGDTGGAAIDAFAGRDRTDIFILFPHGKVSPVQQRQMTTSSAANVHALSVEGNFDDCQGLVKDMFNDHVFRDRVSLSGVNSINWARIMAQIVYYFSSALSLGAPDRPVSFTVPTGNFGDIFAGYAAKRMGLPIERLIIATNDNDILARTLASGEYRTRGVFATTSPSMDIQVSSNFERLLFEAAGRDAETVRRYMNGLKQSGAFTIEEGELERIRAEFDAGRATVDEVAATIRATLEKSNYLLDPHTAAAVHVAASHASGPVPMVVLGTAHPAKFPAAVEAASGVTPALPAWLGGLMTADEKYTILPSDLKMVEDYVNRHSRAAR; via the coding sequence ATGCAATATGTGAGTACCCGCGGCGATGCGCCCGCGCTTGGATTTTCAGACGCGGTGCTGGCCGGGCTGGCGCGCGACGGCGGGCTTTACCTGCCGCGCGAATGGCCGCGGTTTTCGCCCGCCGACATCCGCGCCATGCGCGGGCTTGCCTATCCGGACCTTGCCATCCGCGTGCTGACGCCCTTCCTCGGCGGCGAGATCCCGGCGCCCGTCTTCGAGCGGCTGGTGCGCGAGGCCTATGCCACTTTCCGGCATGAGGCCGTGTGCCCGCTGGTGCAGACCGGCAAGAACATCTTCATCCTCGAGCTGTTCCACGGCCCGACGCTGGCCTTCAAGGACGTGGCGATGCAGTTGCTGGCGCGGCTGATGGATCACGTGCTTGCCGACCGCGGCCAGCGCGCCACCATCGTCGGCGCGACTTCGGGGGACACCGGGGGTGCCGCGATCGACGCCTTCGCCGGCCGCGACCGCACCGACATCTTCATCCTTTTCCCGCATGGCAAGGTTTCGCCGGTGCAGCAGCGGCAGATGACGACGTCAAGCGCTGCCAACGTCCACGCGCTGTCGGTCGAAGGCAATTTCGACGACTGCCAGGGCCTGGTGAAGGACATGTTCAACGACCACGTTTTCCGCGACAGGGTGTCGCTATCGGGCGTCAATTCGATCAACTGGGCCCGCATCATGGCTCAGATCGTCTATTATTTCTCGTCCGCTCTGTCGCTCGGCGCGCCAGACCGGCCGGTTTCCTTCACCGTCCCGACCGGCAATTTCGGTGATATTTTCGCGGGTTACGCCGCCAAGCGCATGGGCCTGCCGATCGAGCGGCTGATCATCGCCACCAACGACAACGACATCCTGGCGCGCACGCTGGCGAGCGGCGAATACCGGACCAGGGGCGTGTTCGCCACGACCTCGCCGTCGATGGACATCCAGGTGTCGTCGAATTTCGAGCGCCTGCTTTTCGAGGCGGCTGGCCGCGACGCCGAAACGGTGCGCCGCTACATGAACGGGCTGAAGCAGTCCGGCGCCTTCACCATTGAGGAAGGCGAACTTGAGCGCATCCGCGCCGAGTTCGACGCCGGCCGCGCCACGGTGGACGAGGTCGCGGCCACCATCCGCGCGACGCTCGAGAAAAGCAACTACCTGCTCGATCCGCACACGGCCGCCGCCGTTCATGTCGCCGCGTCCCACGCTTCCGGTCCGGTGCCCATGGTGGTGCTCGGCACCGCGCATCCGGCGAAATTCCCGGCCGCGGTCGAGGCAGCGAGCGGCGTCACCCCTGCCCTGCCCGCATGGCTAGGCGGCTTGATGACAGCCGACGAAAAATACACGATACTTCCATCCGACTTGAAAATGGTGGAAGATTACGTGAACCGCCACTCGCGGGCGGCGCGTTAG
- a CDS encoding GNAT family protein: MFALPFFRRDLPALKGEKVTLRVPLTNDYREWSTVRGESRAFLEPWEPRWQPDELDRTAWRLRISRYREDYAQGTAIAFFIFEKSSGKLAGGITLGNIRHGVAQSGHIGYWIGERFGSRGLMTEAVKLVSRFAFDTLRLHRIEAACIPENARSIRVLEKAGFRREGLLRSYLRINGIWQDHYLYARIADDPPGDGTKG, translated from the coding sequence GTGTTCGCGCTCCCTTTCTTTCGCCGCGACCTGCCGGCACTGAAGGGCGAAAAGGTCACGCTGCGCGTGCCGCTGACCAATGACTATCGCGAATGGTCGACGGTGCGCGGCGAAAGCCGCGCCTTCCTCGAGCCCTGGGAGCCGCGCTGGCAGCCGGACGAGCTCGACCGCACCGCCTGGCGGCTGCGCATCAGCCGGTACCGCGAGGATTACGCGCAGGGCACGGCCATCGCTTTCTTCATCTTCGAGAAATCGAGCGGCAAGCTTGCCGGCGGCATCACGCTCGGCAACATCCGCCACGGCGTCGCGCAGAGCGGCCATATCGGCTACTGGATCGGCGAACGCTTCGGCAGCCGCGGCCTGATGACCGAGGCGGTCAAGCTGGTGTCGCGCTTCGCCTTCGATACGCTGAGGTTGCACCGGATCGAGGCTGCCTGTATTCCCGAAAACGCCCGGTCGATCCGCGTGCTTGAAAAAGCCGGATTCCGGCGCGAAGGACTTCTCCGATCCTATCTCAGGATCAACGGCATCTGGCAGGATCACTACCTCTACGCCCGGATCGCGGACGATCCGCCGGGTGATGGAACGAAGGGCTGA
- a CDS encoding HAD family phosphatase — MPQPDLVIFDCDGVLVDSEIIAARVEAELLTSAGFEISAVEISETYAGLTFKDIMLRLEEKSHIPFQASLIDRAEELVDRKLRSDVRIIDGAREAVAAVTAPRAVCSNSRTERVEFMLERVRLLPFFAGRIFSGLDIPSKKTKPAPDVFLYAAEKLGANPKNTFVIEDSVHGIAGARAAGMRVIGFTGAGHSYPGHADALTEAGAETVIRRWAELNSTIAALSEWSEDA, encoded by the coding sequence ATGCCCCAGCCAGATCTTGTCATTTTCGATTGCGACGGCGTGCTCGTCGATTCCGAAATCATCGCCGCGCGCGTCGAGGCCGAGCTTCTGACATCGGCCGGCTTCGAGATTTCGGCTGTGGAGATTTCCGAGACCTATGCGGGGCTGACCTTCAAGGACATCATGCTGCGGCTCGAGGAGAAGTCGCACATTCCGTTCCAGGCCTCGCTGATCGACCGCGCCGAGGAGCTGGTCGACCGCAAGCTGCGCAGCGACGTGCGCATCATCGACGGCGCCCGGGAGGCGGTTGCGGCCGTCACGGCACCGCGCGCCGTCTGCTCCAACTCACGCACCGAGCGGGTCGAATTCATGCTGGAGAGGGTGCGGCTGCTGCCGTTCTTCGCCGGCCGTATCTTTTCGGGCCTGGACATACCCAGCAAGAAGACCAAGCCGGCGCCGGATGTGTTCCTCTACGCCGCAGAGAAGCTCGGCGCCAACCCGAAGAACACTTTCGTCATCGAGGACTCCGTGCACGGCATCGCCGGCGCCAGGGCGGCCGGCATGCGCGTGATCGGCTTCACCGGCGCCGGGCACAGCTATCCGGGCCACGCCGACGCGCTGACCGAGGCCGGCGCCGAAACGGTCATCCGGCGCTGGGCGGAGCTCAACAGCACGATTGCGGCGCTCTCGGAGTGGTCGGAAGACGCCTAA
- the mutY gene encoding A/G-specific adenine glycosylase, giving the protein MAPLDQTRKASQKAASEDTGIASRLLAWYDAHHRDLPWRVTPVAFARGVRADPYRVWMSEVMLQQTTVEAVKAYFRNFVEKWPTVEALAAAPAEDVMKAWAGLGYYSRARNLKACADLVALRGGRFPDTEAGLRELPGIGAYTAAAIAAIAFDRPAAVVDGNVERVMTRLYSIEAPLSEAKPEIRALVEKLVPQARPGDFAQAMMDLGATTCTPKRPRCMLCPVREDCSAILTGDPERFPVRLPKDDKPLRRGAAFVAERADGAILMRKRPEKGLLGGMTEVPTTGWTARIDGATTAGAAPFPADWRRAGQIGHVFTHFALELEIFHARVNGAAPSGHFWSLAHEISGEALPTVMKKAIEAAIPGATKRPKGMQ; this is encoded by the coding sequence ATGGCACCGCTCGACCAGACCCGCAAGGCATCACAGAAAGCCGCGTCCGAAGACACGGGCATCGCGTCCCGCCTGCTTGCCTGGTACGACGCGCATCACCGCGACCTGCCCTGGCGCGTCACGCCGGTTGCGTTTGCGCGCGGCGTGAGGGCCGATCCTTATCGCGTGTGGATGTCCGAGGTGATGCTGCAGCAGACCACGGTCGAGGCGGTAAAGGCCTATTTCCGCAATTTCGTCGAGAAATGGCCGACGGTCGAGGCGCTGGCGGCGGCCCCCGCCGAAGACGTGATGAAAGCCTGGGCCGGGCTCGGCTACTATTCCAGGGCGCGCAATTTGAAGGCCTGCGCCGACCTCGTCGCGCTGCGCGGCGGCCGCTTTCCCGACACCGAGGCCGGCCTGCGCGAATTGCCGGGGATCGGCGCCTATACGGCGGCGGCGATCGCGGCGATCGCCTTCGACCGGCCGGCGGCAGTCGTCGACGGCAATGTCGAGCGGGTGATGACCCGGCTCTATTCGATCGAAGCCCCGCTCAGCGAAGCGAAACCCGAAATCCGCGCACTGGTCGAAAAGCTGGTGCCGCAGGCCAGGCCCGGCGATTTCGCCCAGGCGATGATGGATCTCGGCGCGACGACCTGCACGCCGAAGCGGCCGCGCTGCATGCTCTGCCCGGTCCGCGAGGATTGCAGCGCCATTCTCACGGGCGATCCCGAGCGTTTCCCGGTCCGCCTGCCGAAGGACGACAAGCCGCTGCGCAGGGGTGCTGCGTTCGTCGCCGAGCGCGCCGACGGCGCCATCCTTATGCGCAAACGGCCGGAGAAAGGCCTGCTCGGCGGCATGACCGAGGTGCCGACCACGGGCTGGACGGCGCGGATCGACGGCGCCACGACAGCCGGCGCCGCGCCCTTTCCCGCCGATTGGCGGCGCGCCGGGCAGATCGGCCATGTCTTCACCCATTTCGCGCTCGAGCTCGAAATCTTCCACGCCCGCGTCAACGGCGCCGCGCCATCCGGGCATTTCTGGTCGCTGGCCCACGAGATTTCCGGGGAGGCGCTGCCGACTGTCATGAAAAAGGCAATCGAAGCGGCCATACCGGGCGCGACCAAGAGACCGAAAGGCATGCAATGA
- a CDS encoding pitrilysin family protein has translation MGVEVSRLSNGLTVATETLPSIESVALGAWVKSGARNERDEEHGMAHLLEHMAFKGTKRRSAFQIASEIENVGGEINAATSVETTSYYARVLSDDVPLAVDILADILQESEFDPDELEREQHVILQEIGAAHDTPDDIVFDRFTETAFRHQTIGRSILGTPETVKSFTSGQLHDFIERQYDAERMVLVAAGDIKHDNFVREVEKKLGGFRAKAAGNIPQYAQYVGGDFREDRDLMDAQIVLGFEGRAYHVRDFYASQVLSMILGGGMSSRLFQEVREKRGLCYSVYAFHWGFSDTGIFGVHAATGQSDIAKLVPVIIDELQKAGQSIQQEELDRARAQYRAGLIMSAESPASRASQIARQMLLFGRPIAKEELMERLSALTVERLTDLSSRLFSTKPTLTAVGPVGTLAPYEAILESLAGPQTTARRLAV, from the coding sequence ATGGGTGTTGAGGTAAGCCGTCTGTCGAACGGCCTGACAGTCGCCACCGAAACCCTTCCAAGCATCGAATCGGTTGCCCTAGGGGCCTGGGTGAAGTCCGGCGCCCGCAACGAGCGCGACGAAGAGCATGGCATGGCCCATCTGCTCGAGCACATGGCGTTCAAGGGTACGAAGCGCCGCAGCGCTTTCCAGATCGCCTCGGAAATCGAGAATGTCGGCGGCGAGATCAACGCCGCCACCAGCGTCGAGACGACCTCCTATTATGCCAGGGTGCTTTCCGACGACGTGCCGCTGGCGGTCGACATCTTGGCCGACATCCTGCAGGAATCCGAATTCGATCCCGACGAGCTGGAGCGCGAGCAGCATGTGATCCTGCAGGAGATCGGCGCCGCCCACGACACGCCCGACGACATCGTCTTCGACCGTTTCACCGAAACCGCCTTCCGGCATCAGACCATCGGCCGCTCGATCCTGGGCACGCCGGAGACGGTCAAGTCCTTCACTTCCGGACAGTTGCACGACTTCATCGAGCGGCAATACGATGCCGAGCGCATGGTCCTCGTGGCGGCCGGCGACATCAAGCACGACAATTTCGTGCGTGAGGTGGAGAAGAAGCTCGGCGGCTTCCGCGCCAAGGCGGCGGGCAATATCCCGCAATACGCGCAATATGTCGGCGGCGACTTCCGCGAGGACCGCGACCTGATGGATGCGCAGATCGTGCTCGGCTTCGAGGGCCGCGCCTATCATGTGCGCGACTTCTACGCCTCGCAGGTGCTGTCGATGATCCTGGGCGGTGGCATGTCGTCCAGGCTGTTCCAGGAAGTGCGCGAGAAGCGCGGCCTCTGCTACTCGGTCTATGCCTTCCACTGGGGTTTTTCCGACACCGGCATCTTCGGCGTGCACGCCGCCACCGGGCAGAGCGACATCGCCAAGCTGGTGCCGGTGATCATCGACGAATTGCAGAAGGCCGGCCAGAGCATCCAGCAGGAAGAGCTCGACCGGGCGCGCGCGCAATATCGCGCCGGCCTCATCATGTCGGCCGAAAGCCCGGCCAGCCGCGCATCTCAGATCGCCAGGCAGATGCTCCTGTTCGGCCGGCCGATCGCCAAGGAGGAATTGATGGAGCGGCTTTCGGCGCTGACCGTCGAGCGGCTGACCGACCTCTCCTCGCGGCTGTTCTCGACCAAGCCGACGCTGACTGCGGTCGGCCCCGTGGGCACGCTTGCGCCCTACGAGGCGATCCTCGAATCGCTTGCGGGTCCGCAGACGACGGCCCGCAGGCTCGCCGTCTAG